The sequence below is a genomic window from Sphingobacterium sp. ML3W.
CAGTTGCTCAAGTAAAATTACCACAAGCAAGTAGCACTACATCCATCACCCAAGGATTAGGGATTAAAAACATAGCACTTTCATACCAGAGACCAAACATAAACGGTCGTGTTATTTTCGGTAATTTAATTCCCTACAATGAGGTCTGGAGAACTGGCGCAAACAATATACCTGTTATTAAATTTGAAGAAGAAGTTACAATAGAAGGAAATAAAGTTCCTGCTGGAACGTATGGCATCTTGACCATCCCAACAAAGGGCGATTGGACAATTATATTAACAAAAAACAGCAATCAATGGGGTGCATATACCTACGATAAAAAAGACGACCTCATACGTTTCAATGTAAAGTCGACTAAGCTTTCAAATAAAGTAGAAACCTTTACCATGCAGTTCGAAAATGTAACAACAAATTCAGCTGTATTATCCCTATCTTGGGAAAACAGCTCTACTCAGTTTTCAATAAAAGTTGACCAAACACAAGAGATATTAGCTAATATTGAGGAAGCAATGAAGGGTGATAAAAAACCTTATCTCCAAGCAGCACAATTTTACCTAAACAACAACCTCGATATCAAAAAAGCATTGGTATGGGTAGACGAAGCTGAAAAAGAAAATCCAGAAGCGCCTTATATTCGCTACTGGAAAGCAAAAATACAACTGAAAGCAGGTGATAAAAAGGGAGCAATAGCAACAGCACAAAAAGGAGTGGAAATTGCGCAAAAAGGAAACAATGCTGAATATGTTAAATTAAATAACCAAGTCATTAAAGAAGCCGGTAAATAATAATATACCATTATGAAAAAACGCCACTTTTTGAAAGTGGCGTTTTTTTTATAATTCTTCTTTTAGTAACTCTGCGAGTTCTTCATGTGTAATATTCATATTCACATTACCATCTTTAGCAAAGGATATTTCACCTGTTTCCTCCGATACCACGACAGCAACTGCATCAGACACCTCTGTCACTCCAATTGCCGCACGATGGCGTAAACCGAACTGTAAAGGCAAATCTTCACTTTCCGATAAAGGTAGAATACAAGACGCGGACATGATTTTAAAATCCACAACTACAACAGCACCATCATGCAAAGGGCTATTCTTATTAAAAATACTTTCTATCAAACGTTTTGAGATATGTGCATCAATAAACTCGCCACTACTTTGATAATATTCTTCGTCAAAATACTTAGAAAAAACCAACAGGGCACCAGTGCGTGTCTTTGACATACTACGGCAAGCCTCTATAATAGGTTTTAAATGTTCAGAATTATCTTTGGCTACAGTCTTCTTACTAACTAGAAACGACCATAGGATCTTCTTTCGCTTCATAGAAATGTTCTTCCCTATATGTAACAAAAAACGCCGAATCTCCTGCTGAAAGACCACAATCAAGGCAATGGAACCCACTGAAATGAACCCCCCAAATATTTCGGTCAACAAACGCATATGCATTTGCTTTACAATAATATAAATACCATAAAATAGGGCAACGCCAATTAAGATATTAACAGCAATCGTACCACGTATCAAACTATATACATAGTAAATAATAATCGCTACTAAAATAATATCGATAACATCCAATAAACGGAAACCCCTAAAGAGGCTGTAATCAAATCCTTCCATATACATGCAAGTTAAAAAAAATCACCTAAACAATGAGCTCTTTGTCGTGCAAATTATCGCTAAAATGAGCAAGCGTTAGAATTGTTTTGTATTTTTACTTAAAAGATTGGAATAAATATGACTGCATTATCTGTAAACATCAATAAAATAGCCACTCTTCGTAATTCTCGAGGAGGAAACAATCCCAAT
It includes:
- the cdaA gene encoding diadenylate cyclase CdaA, whose amino-acid sequence is MEGFDYSLFRGFRLLDVIDIILVAIIIYYVYSLIRGTIAVNILIGVALFYGIYIIVKQMHMRLLTEIFGGFISVGSIALIVVFQQEIRRFLLHIGKNISMKRKKILWSFLVSKKTVAKDNSEHLKPIIEACRSMSKTRTGALLVFSKYFDEEYYQSSGEFIDAHISKRLIESIFNKNSPLHDGAVVVVDFKIMSASCILPLSESEDLPLQFGLRHRAAIGVTEVSDAVAVVVSEETGEISFAKDGNVNMNITHEELAELLKEEL
- a CDS encoding DUF2911 domain-containing protein, with amino-acid sequence MKKSILTLCAATVLTFSLSTTSVAQVKLPQASSTTSITQGLGIKNIALSYQRPNINGRVIFGNLIPYNEVWRTGANNIPVIKFEEEVTIEGNKVPAGTYGILTIPTKGDWTIILTKNSNQWGAYTYDKKDDLIRFNVKSTKLSNKVETFTMQFENVTTNSAVLSLSWENSSTQFSIKVDQTQEILANIEEAMKGDKKPYLQAAQFYLNNNLDIKKALVWVDEAEKENPEAPYIRYWKAKIQLKAGDKKGAIATAQKGVEIAQKGNNAEYVKLNNQVIKEAGK